A genomic region of Anopheles aquasalis chromosome Y, idAnoAquaMG_Q_19, whole genome shotgun sequence contains the following coding sequences:
- the LOC126579720 gene encoding uncharacterized protein LOC126579720: MVSGVGLGTVQPSIRLGFEQLRAILRRFEYFQYWTEEQIRECSILARVVQFAPQQTIPLDGALPCVHLVLSGQCMLLQYLRVRREGVGTVERFRLVPPLADTLQLPASCRTPPSPGRKDPLQDEIWRWHETFRTPPPEQQVVPALLDVGTLRVGAVFGLGERHPDRTIVARTRTQCLLIPRCWLLLKRQNIGNTWCRLRMYLDGAIPNRDALFEQFQRDRAWQRYRRRLVAAAPKPRPSRTRSADVPVMCRIAEATLQQQQ, from the exons ATGGTCAGTGGCGTTGGTCTCGGTACAGTGCAACCCTCCATCCGGCTAGGGTTCGAGCAGCTGCGTGCGATTCTGCGGCGCTTCGAGTACTTCCAGTACTGGACGGAGGAGCAG ATCCGGGAGTGCAGCATACTGGCCCGGGTAGTCCAGTTTGCGCCCCAGCAGACGATACCGCTCGACGGTGCGCTACCGTGCGTACACCTCGTCCTCAGCGGCCAgtgtatgctgctgcagtatCTGCGCGTGAGACGTGAGGGTGTCGGTACGGTCGAACGGTTCCGGCTCGTACCACCGCTGGCGGACACGCTGCAACTGCCCGCCAGCTGCCGTACACCGCCATCACCGGGCCGGAAGGATCCGCTGCAGGACGAGATATGGCGCTGGCACGAGACGTTCCGG acaccaccaccggagcagcaggtGGTGCCGGCCCTGCTAGACGTTGGGACGCTCCGTGTCGGGGCAGTGTTTGGGCTCGGCGAGCGGCACCCGGACCGGACGATCGTGGCCCGTACACGGACCCAGTGCCTGCTGATACCccgctgctggctgttgctgaagcGCCAAAACATCGGCAACACCTGGTGCCGGCTCCGGATGTACCTGGACGGTGCGATCCCGAACCGTGACGCCCTGTTCGAGCAGTTCCAGCGGGACCGGGCCTGGCAGCGGTATCGGCGCCGGCTCGTGGCGGCCGCACCGAAACCACGGCCAAGCCGTACACGATCTGCCGACGTACCGGTGATGTGCCGGATTGCTGAAGCTActctacaacaacaacaataa
- the LOC126579759 gene encoding NPC intracellular cholesterol transporter 1 homolog 1b: MAGRTLPLVLVLVMVGLWDRGQVMGQGGGHHCVMYDICRNGPIHSQNCPTSEPPRPLQDPVAMEVLRRRCGFLFPADDTPVCCAASQVYEMDRNFQQAEGLFSRCTTCLTNMLYSICSLACHPEQSRFMAAYPDPTGTYVERVEYRIERQYVEDTYESCRGIVLPSSGKYAMDVGCGFWEAAGCTAERWFEYMGAADNDFVPFEINYLYEEDPERRFNQAVKPCSEAYDGSYACSCVDCEASCPTATAGGPPGNAADDFTVGELNGVTFTVAVVVGGAGLVGLAFSLVWQRRRRRDGNASTPAAPRPDVPQFLGGLPAVNRALTSFFTRWGTFCARHPALVLAICSWVIGGLAFGIQYLIITTDPVELWAAPDSRSRQEKDYFDSRFSPFYRTEQIFIKPYKQEYIVHPTARGNLTFGPAYDREFLLEVFRLQETIEQLGQEEGEGLERICYAPMTPVGAVTPLRDCTVQSVYGYFKNSLAAFNSVGTDAEGFTVNYLDKINGCTRNAYLPSCFGTYGGPIEPGVALGGFPPVTEPGAQPDFRLATAIILTFLVENKADKGELGPAERWERRFVDYLRDYDNPLMDIAYSAERSIEDGIDEMSEAELYTVVISYVVMFVYITISLGRIRGFRHFLHGSRIVLALGGIVVVLASVACSLGLFGYLELATTMLTIEVIPFLVLAVGVDNVFMLVHAFNRVDRTMRPDTAEAIGTALGEIGPSILLTSASECCCFAIGALSPMPAVNTFAWYATVALAADFLLQISAFVALMALDERRVEQGRLDLLCCVRRSSKEGIHGDQEGGGWLERLVERLYVPVLMRPTVRHLVLALFLVWGSLSLMVVPSIEPGLDQELSMAADSHVVKYFRFMADLFWMGPPVYFVLQPGLNYTAEEDQNVVCGGILCNDDSISTQLYLASLQPEFTHIARPASSWLDDYIDWLSISSCCRYNPSDNSFCESSVFFCPSCPREYAENGIRPTVAQFERYLEWYLDDRPDENCAKAGRAAYSRALNYVRDRDGRLAVQDSYFMSYHTTAVTSRQFYTALEQARALSDRIQRMLDERGHPDVRIFPYSVFYVFYEQYLTIWADALQSLGLSLAAVFVVTFLVTGLDLLSALVVIVHVFLIVLNMLGLMWLWNITLNAISLVNLVMSVGIGVEFISHIVRTYRHTSGTRTVRSSTAMIRTGSSVFSGITLTKFAGIIVLAFAKSQIFQIFYFRMYLCIVLVGAAHGLILLPVVLSYIGPPPPRPAAAAATAATVGAQLPRKQQVPDEEEYQEATPTPVPDHKEQEQQQQQQQQQE, translated from the exons ATGGCGGGCCGAACGCTACCCCTagtgctggtactggtgatggtgggtttATGGGACCGGGGACAAGTGATGGGGcagggtggtggccaccactgcGTCATGTACGACATCTGCCGGAACGGGCCGATCCACAGCCAGAACTGCCCGACGAGTGAACCCCCGCGGCCCCTGCAGGATCCGGTCGCGATGGAGGTGCTGCGGCGTCGGTGTGGGTTCCTCTTCCCGGCCGACGACACCCCGGTCTGCTGTGCCGCCTCGCAGGTGTACGAGATGGACCGAAACTTCCAGCAGGCCGAAGGTCTGTTTAGCCGCTGTACCACCTGCCTCACCAACATGCTGTACAGTATCTGCTCGCTGGCCTGCCACCCGGAGCAGAGCCGCTTCATGGCGGCGTACCCGGATCCGACCGGGACGTACGTCGAGCGGGTCGAGTACCGGATCGAGCGCCAGTACGTGGAGGACACGTACGAGTCGTGCCGGGGCATCGTGCTCCCATCGAGCGGCAAGTACGCGATGGACGTCGGTTGTGGGTTCTGGGAGGCGGCCGGCTGTACCGCCGAACGGTGGTTCGAGTATATGGGCGCGGCCGACAACGATTTTGTCCCGTTCGAGATCAACTACCTGTACGAGGAGGATCCGGAGCGGCGGTTCAACCAGGCGGTGAAACCGTGCAGCGAAGCGTACGACGGTTCGTACGCCTGTTCCTGTGTGGACTGTGAAGCGAGCTGCCCGACTGCGACCGCCGGTGGACCACCGGGCAACGCCGCGGACGACTTTACCGTCGGTGAGCTGAACGGTGTCACGTTTACCGTggccgttgtcgtcggtggtgcCGGGCTGGTCGGGCTCGCTTTCTCGCTAGTGTGGCAGCGGCGCAGGCGGCGTGACGGGAacgccagcacaccagcagccccACGCCCCGACGTACCACAGTTCCTCGGTGGGCTGCCAGCCGTGAACCGGGCGCTTACGTCGTTCTTCACACGCTGGGGCACCT TCTGTGCCCGGCATCCGGCACTGGTGCTGGCGATCTGCTCGTGGGTGATCGGTGGCCTAGCGTTCGGTATCCAGtatctcatcatcaccaccgatccGGTGGAGCTGTGGGCCGCCCCGGACAGCCGGTCGCGCCAGGAGAAGGACTACTTCGACTCCCGCTTTTCCCCCTTCTACCGCACCGAGCAGATCTTCATCAAACCGTACAAACAGGAATAC ATTGTACATCCGACTGCCCGCGGTAACCTCACGTTCGGGCCCGCCTACGACCGGGAGTTTCTGCTCGAGGTGTTCCGGCTGCAGGAAACGATCGAACAGCTGGGCCAGGAGGAGGGCGAAGGGCTAGAGCGGATCTGTTACGCCCCGATGACACCGGTCGGTGCGGTGACACCACTGCGCGACTGCACCGTCCAGAGCGTTTACGGTTACTTCAAGAACAGTCTCGCCGCGTTCAACTCCGTCGGTACGGATGCCGAGGGTTTCACCGTCAACTACCTGGACAAGATAAACGGGTGCACCCGGAACGCCTACCTACCGTCCTGCTTCGGTACGTACGGTGGCCCGATCGAGCCCGGTGTCGCCCTCGGTGGTTTCCCGCCGGTCACCGAACCGGGCGCCCAGCCCGACTTCCGCCTGGCGACGGCCATCATCCTGACGTTTCTCGTCGAGAACAAGGCGGACAAGGGGGAGCTCGGCCCGGCGGAACGGTGGGAACGCCGGTTCGTCGACTATCTGCGCGACTACGACAACCCCCTGATGGACATCGCGTACTCGGCCGAACGTTCGATCGAGGACGGTATCGATGAGATGTCGGAAGCGGAACTGTACACCGTCGTCATCAGCTACGTCGTGATGTTCGTCTACATCACGATCTCGCTCGGGCGGATCCGTGGGTTCCGTCACTTTCTGCACGGTTCCCGGATCGTGCTGGCGCTCGGtgggatcgtcgtcgtcctcgcgtCCGTCGCCTGCAGCCTCGGGCTGTTCGGTTACCTCGAGCTGGCGACCACAATGCTAACGATCGAGGTGATCCCATTTCTCGTCCTAGCCGTCGGTGTGGACAACGTGTTTATGCTGGTGCACGCGTTTAACCGGGTAGACCGGACGATGCGGCCGGATACGGCGGAAGCCATCGGGACGGCACTCGGTGAGATTGGACCGTCCATTCTGCTGACGTCGGCCAGCGAGTGTTGCTGCTTTGCGATCGGTGCCCTCTCGCCGATGCCGGCCGTCAACACGTTCGCCTGGTACGCCACCGTGGCCCTGGCTGCCGATTTTCTGCTGCAGATCAGCGCGTTCGTTGCGCTGATGGCACTGGATGAGCGGCGCGTCGAGCAGGGGCGGCTCGATTTGCTCTGTTGCGTCCGGCGCTCGTCCAAGGAGGGCATCCATGGGGACCAGGAAGGTGGCGGGTGGTTAGAGCGGCTTGTCGAGCGTCTCTACGTACCGGTGCTGATGCGTCCCACCGTCCGCCACCTGGTGCTTGCCCTGTTTCTCGTCTGGGGCTCACTGTCGCTGATGGTCGTACCGAGCATCGAACCGGGCCTCGACCAGGAGCTCTCGATGGCGGCTGACTCGCACGTCGTCAAGTACTTCCGCTTCATGGCCGACCTGTTCTGGATGGGACCGCCCGTTTACTTTGTCCTGCAGCCTGGCCTCAACTACACCGCCGAGGAGGACCAGAACGTCGTGTGCGGTGGGATTCTCTGCAATGATGACTCCATCTCGACCCAGCTTTACCTCGCTTCGTTGCAGCCCGAATT TACGCACATTGCGCGGCCCGCTTCGTCCTGGCTCGATGACTACATTGACTGGCTGTCGATCAGCTCCTGTTGCCGGTACAATCCTTCCGACAACTCGTTCTGCGAGAGTAGCG TGTTTTTCTGCCCCTCGTGCCCACGGGAGTACGCGGAGAACGGTATCCGACCGACGGTGGCCCAGTTCGAGCGCTACCTCGAGTGGTACCTGGACGACCGGCCGGACGAGAACTGTGCGAAGGCGGGCCGGGCGGCGTACTCGCGTGCCCTCAACTACGTCCGTGACCGGGACGGGCGGCTGGCGGTACAGGATTCGTACTTTATGTCGTACCACACGACGGCCGTCACGTCGCGCCAGTTTTATACCGCGCTCGAGCAGGCCCGTGCCCTCAGCGACCGTATCCAGCGGATGCTGGACGAGCGGGGCCACCCGGACGTGCGCATCTTCCCGTACAGTGTGTTCTACGTGTTCTACGAGCAGTACCTGACGATCTGGGCGGACGCGCTGCAGTCGCTCGGCCTGTCGCTGGCCGCCGTCTTCGTGGTGACGTTCCTGGTGACCGGGCTCGATCTGCTGTCCgcgctcgtcgtcatcgtgcacGTTTTCCTGATCGTGCTCAACATGCTCGGGCTGATGTGGCTCTGGAACATCACGCTCAACGCGATCTCGCTCGTCAACCTCGTGATG AGTGTCGGCATCGGGGTGGAGTTCATCTCGCATATCGTGCGCACGTACCGCCACACCAGCGGCACACGCACCGTGCGCTCGTCCACCGCCATGATCCGGACCGGCAGTTCCGTCTTTTCCGGCATCACGCTCACGAAGTTTGCCGGCATCATCGTGCTGGCGTTCGCCAAGTCGCAGATTTTCCAGATCTTCTACTTCCGCATGTACCTCTGCATCGTGCTGGTCGGTGCGGCCCACGGGCTCATCCTGCTGCCCGTCGTTCTCTCCTACatcggtccaccaccaccacgaccagcagcagcagcagcaacagcagcaacagttggtGCACAGTTACCGAGGAAGCAGCAGGTACCGGACGAGGAGGAGTATCAGGAAGCTACACCGACTCCCGTACCCGATCACaaagagcaggagcagcagcagcagcagcagcagcagcaggagtag
- the LOC126579722 gene encoding uncharacterized protein LOC126579722 encodes MALLKSGGAPEDGRMGEVRPGPATVSYAFEKELINRQNRHIRLYDSFLPSLKRVPIAIKFWSKYDSTAAGRASGLPNFDRYCALVEKTIAEGPRDRYPEPITESQCYGWHQEPSFGRRSGEGERDRHLHHHPKKRSQITLVGEKINADRITQRPRFTGVPFKLTS; translated from the exons ATGGCGCTCCTCAAgagtggtggtgcaccggagGATGGACGGATGGGTGAGGTACGGCCGGGACCGGCCACCGTTTCGTACGCGTTCGAGAAGGAGCTGATCAACCGGCAGAACCGGCACATCCGGCTGTACGACAGCTTTCTGCCCAGTCTGAAGCGTGTGCCGATCGCGATCAAGTTCTGGTCCAAGTACGACTCGACGGCGGCCGGCCGGGCCAGCGGGCTGCCGAACTTTGATCGCTACTGTGCGCTGGTGGAGAAAACGATCGCCGAAGGACCCCGGGATCGCTACCCGGAGCCCATCACCGAGAGCCAGTG CTACGGTTGGCACCAGGAACCATCGTTCGGGCGGCGGTCCGGTGAGGGTGAGCGTGACCGGCACCTGCACCATCACCCGAAGAAGCGCTCCCAGATCACGCTCGTCGGCGAGAAGATCAACGCGGACCGCATCACCCAGCGGCCACGCTTTACCGGTGTTCCCTTCAAGCTCACATCCTGA
- the LOC126579723 gene encoding general odorant-binding protein 45-like produces the protein MQRAVLLLLLLLVAVSCCWTVQPVAGALGGCSYGYTSKSIAQAYLECLQYLNVSRQPLATYDETDTGAAGNCLVRCIGLTTRWWDDERGILEPALLRHFRNTEVGLLEQARQCVGSLTGTDRCQGAYRSFRCYADLLGELVAHPRFLPPRTGELLGAVSECAELLQLSGQRVARYVTSTFLRDGPGTRLLRCIVLQLGLYSDSKGVLSERLALLPGVTNEPDTGSPLKAKQCEASVRDLGVDVCRLAAHSIEQCYGREAFGELWPLMMHRYAPDGVAQQYVQGPTLPDNTTPQAAAPVRSKLVFLRKHDERGTAGGAVPFEMVIADSDYRDIARLLESEPSVEGEPGTPATAELELAETGELPDETHGKNVLL, from the coding sequence ATGCAAcgtgccgtgctgctgctgctgctgctgctggtcgcggTCAGCTGTTGCTGGACGGTAcagccggtggccggtgcgctCGGTGGCTGTAGCTACGGTTACACCAGCAAAAGTATCGCCCAGGCCTACCTGGAGTGTCTGCAGTACCTGAACGTTTCACGCCAACCACTCGCAACGTACGATGAGACGGACACCGGTGCGGCGGGTAACTGTTTGGTGCGCTGCATCGGTTTAACCACTCGCTGGTGGGACGATGAGCGGGGAATCTTGGAGCCCGCGTTGTTACGTCACTTCCGCAACACCGAGGTCGGGCTGCTCGAACAGGCAAGGCAGTGCGTCGGATCGTTGaccggcaccgatcggtgccagGGTGCTTACCGGTCGTTCCGGTGCTACGCCGATCTACTCGGTGAGCTGGTGGCACATCCCCGGTTTCTACCACCCCGGACCGGCGAGCTGCTCGGTGCGGTCAGCGAGTGTGCCGAGTTGTTGCAGCTCTCGGGCCAACGGGTCGCACGCTATGTCACCAGCACTTTCCTGCGGGATGGCCCCGGGACGCGGTTACTGCGCTGCATCGTCCTGCAGCTCGGTCTCTACTCCGACAGCAAGGGAGTGTTGAGCGAGCGGTTGGCTTTGTTGCCCGGTGTGACCAACGAACCGGACACCGGCAGCCCGCTCAAGGCGAAACAGTGCGAGGCGAGCGTCCGGGATCTCGGGGTCGATGTGTGCCGGCTGGCAGCGCACTCGATCGAACAGTGCTACGGTCGGGAAGCGTTCGGTGAGCTGTGGCCCCTGATGATGCACCGGTACGCGCCGGATGGTGTGGCGCAGCAGTACGTGCAGGGGCCGACGCTGCCCGATAACACCACGccacaggcagcagcacccgtGCGGTCAAAGCTGGTGTTCTTGCGGAAGCATGACGAGCGGGGTACGGCGGGCGGTGCCGTCCCGTTCGAGATGGTGATCGCCGACTCGGACTACCGGGATATCGCTCGGTTGCTCGAAAGCGAACCGAGCGTCGAGGGTGAGCCGGGAACGCCGGCAACTGCGGAGCTAGAGCTGGCCGAGACAGGCGAGTTGCCGGACGAAACCCACGGTAAGAATGTGCTTCTATGA